Part of the Streptomyces sp. WMMC500 genome is shown below.
ACCGTCGGGCAGACGGCCGGCGTCGAGACCGCCGTCAGCGGCGACGTCGCCCGCGGCGCCGACTACGTCGCGCACGAGCGCGGCAAGCTGCCGCTGGTCATCGGCGCCCTGCTGCTGCTCACCTTCGTGATGACGGTGGTCGCGTTCCGCTCGGTGGTCATCGGGCTGCTCGGCGTCGGACTGAACCTGCTCTCCGCCGCCGCCGCGCTCGGCGCGCTCGTCGCCGTCTTCCAGGGCACCTGGGCCGAGGGGCTGCTCGACTTCGACTCGATGGGCGCCATCGCCTCCCGGGTCCCGCTGTTCCTCTTCGTGATCCTCTTCGGGCTGTCGATGGACTACCAGGTGTTCGTGGTCAGCCGGATCAAGGAGGCCAGGGACGCGGGGATGCCGGCGCGGGAGGCGGTCGTCGCGGGCATCGGCGCGTCGGCGAAGGTCGTGACCAGTGCGGCGGTCGTCATGGTCACCGTCTTCGCCGGGTTCGTCGCGCTGCACCTGACCGAGATGAAGCAGATGGGCTTCTGCCTGGCGCTCGCCGTGCTCCTCGACGCGGTCGTGATCCGGCTGCTCGTGCTGCCCGCGGCCCTGCTGCTCCTCGGCGAGCGGGCCTGGCCGCGGGCGCGGCCCAGGACCGCCCCGCCACGGCCGCCGGCACCCGCCGTGACCGGCGCCGGAACCGCACCGCCGGCGCGTACGGCCGGGAACGTACGCTGACCGGCATGCTCCCTCGGCCACGGCGCGGCGACCCCCTCTGGATCTGGATGCTCCACGGCTGGGACGTCTTCTCCTGGGCGATCATCGGTCTGCTGACCCTGATCACCATCCTGGGCGACGTCCCGGCCGCGGACCGGTACGGGTCGCTCGCGCTCGTGGCCGGGCTCGGCGTCGGCTACGCGGTCGTCCGCACCCGCCCCGGGAACCCGGTGCGGCTCGCGTACGGCTACCTCGTCCTGCTGATCCTGGTACTGGGCGTACTGTCGTGGCTCCGCGACGGGTTCGGCGCCCTCTACACGGTGACGCTGGCACAGTTCGTGATCTTCGTGGACAGCCTGCGGGGCGCCGTCCTCCTCAGCGGCCTCGGCGCCGTCGCCATCACGGTGGGCGGCGCCGCGCGCGAGGGCTGGAGCGCCGGCACCCTCACCACGAACGCCGTCTCGTCCGTCGCCGTCTACGCGGTCAGCGTCGTCATCGCGCTGCTGACGCCCCGGGCGCTGGCGCTCCGCGACGAGCGCGCCCGGCTGCGCAGCCGGCTGGCCGACGCAGAACAGCGGCTCGCGGAGGCGCAGAAGCGGCAGGGTGCCGCCGAGGAGCGGGAGCGCATCGCGCGGGAGATCCACGACACCCTCGCGCAGGGCTTCGCGTCGATCGTCGTACTCGCCGAGGCGGCGCGCGCCGGGATGGCGGACGAGCCCGGCAGGAGCGCGCAGCAACTGCAGTCCATCGAACGCACCGCCCGCGAGAACCTCGCCGAAGCCCGCGTCCTGGTCGGCTCCGCCCCGCGCGACGGCGTCGCCGCCGGCTCCGTCGCCGCCACGC
Proteins encoded:
- a CDS encoding sensor histidine kinase, with translation MLPRPRRGDPLWIWMLHGWDVFSWAIIGLLTLITILGDVPAADRYGSLALVAGLGVGYAVVRTRPGNPVRLAYGYLVLLILVLGVLSWLRDGFGALYTVTLAQFVIFVDSLRGAVLLSGLGAVAITVGGAAREGWSAGTLTTNAVSSVAVYAVSVVIALLTPRALALRDERARLRSRLADAEQRLAEAQKRQGAAEERERIAREIHDTLAQGFASIVVLAEAARAGMADEPGRSAQQLQSIERTARENLAEARVLVGSAPRDGVAAGSVAATLRRTLDRFAEDTGLAVDAELPDVDCDQPTRIALLRCTQESLANVRKHAAASTVGVVLAAGPEGIELEITDDGKGFVPGAGESPPGGGADGARDGAVPAGGFGLDGMRRRLAEFGGELTVTSSPGDGTRILVTVPATGTPADGPLAEAHLPAGHLPAGHLPAGPPVDPSRTPGTATDGQV